One window of the Strix uralensis isolate ZFMK-TIS-50842 chromosome 3, bStrUra1, whole genome shotgun sequence genome contains the following:
- the LGALSL gene encoding galectin-related protein, with amino-acid sequence MVRFGGAEPLSTSGEGKLPKVPGSASSPGCPSSEIKVLPQRWGAGLVGPLSKHPSPAGPRGGIAGSPPALRPAGPCHGLPWAHHRRPPLSAAAAGARPGPPGRGLPAQGQGLPAQGRAPRPFQPGPAAGYRLRRGGSGRSPRPAQLPPGQGLGSPPGEAEPATSPPPPPPPPPLPPPTPPPRLPTSAPAPLPLRLRHCPSAAGAATQPPLSLPPSRSPAPAGPPPPRPQGRRRFHKMAGTVAERDALKIEDGHLNNSLGSPVQADVYFPRLIVPFCGHIKGGMRPGKKILVMGIVDLNPESFGISLTCGESEDPPADVAIELKAVFTDRQFVRNSCVAGEWGEEQSSIPYFPFIPDQPFRVEILCEHPRFRVFVDGHQLFDFYHRIETLSAIDTIKINGDLQLTKLG; translated from the exons ATGGTTCGTTTTGGGGGGGCTGAGCCGCTCTCCACTTCTGGAGAAGGGAAGCTACCCAAGGTGCCCGGCTCGGCCTCTTCGCCGGGGTGTCCAAGCTCAGAAATAAAGGTGCTCCCTCAGCGATGGGGCGCGGGGCTGGTGGGGCCACTCTCCAAGCACCCATCACCTGCGGGCCCCAGGGGAGGGATCGCCGGGTCCCCGCCAGCCCTCAGGCCGGCCGGGCCCTGCCACGGCCTACCCTGGGCCCAccaccgccgcccccccctcAGCGCGGCCGCGGCCGGAGCGCGGCCAGGCCCGCCGGGCCGGGGTCTCCCCGCTCAGGGCCAGGGTCTCCCCGCTcagggccgggccccgcggcccTTCCAGCCGGGCCCCGCCGCAGGGTACAGGCTGCGGAGGGGAGGAAgcggccgcagcccccgccctgcccagctccccccggGCCAGGGGCTGGGCTCCCCGCCGGGCGAGGCAGAGCCggccacctcccctcctcctcctcctcctcctcctcctcttcctcctcctactcctcctcctcGCCTTCCTACTTCTGCACCGGCTCCGCTCCCGCTCCGGCTCCGCCACTGCCCCTCGGCCGCCGGGGCTGCCACACagccccccctctccctccctccctcccgctcccccgcccccgccggtCCCCCTCCGCCCCGTCCCCAGGGCCGCCGCCGCTTCCACAAGATGGCGGGGACCGTGGCCGAGCGGGACGCGCTG AAAATAGAGGACGGGCATTTAAACAACTCCCTGGGATCCCCGGTGCAAGCAGATGTGTACTTCCCTCGCCTG ATCGTCCCCTTCTGTGGGCACATCAAAGGAGGAATGAGGCCGGGAAAGAAGATCTTAGTTATGGGCATAGTGGACCTCAACCCCGAGAG CTTTGGCATCAGTCTGACTTGTGGGGAGTCAGAAGATCCTCCTGCGGATGTAGCTATTGAACTGAAAGCTGTGTTTACAGACAGACAGTTTGTCAGAAACTCTTGTGTAGCCGGAGAATGGGGGGAAGAGCAATCATCTATTCCTTATTTTCCGTTTATACCGGACCAGCCTTTTCGG GTTGAGATACTTTGTGAGCATCCCCGTTTTAGAGTATTTGTGGACGGACATCAGCTCTTTGATTTTTACCACCGTATTGAAACACTGTCAGCAATTGACACGATAAAGATAAATGGAGATCTTCAGCTTACAAAACTTGGCTGA